From Halorubrum salinarum, the proteins below share one genomic window:
- a CDS encoding PAS domain S-box protein, with amino-acid sequence MSRPPEPETLIDLAQDKIAVIDETGRFRYLNAATHDLLGYTPDELVGTNAFDLIHPDDADRVLAAFERLVVDGERPDAPLEYRYATADGDWVWFRTRVFPPADTGLDGYALSSRDITLEVESRRRLETIASTSPDVLWMFTADWSELLFVNGAAESVFGIDPDTLETRPRAFLEAVHPDDREAVEDSMERLSAGEPTNLDYRIGSRDGPTSWVRVPARPVIEDGEVVAVTGFARDVTNEYRRERQLTVMDNLLRHTIRNDMNIVDGTAERIAERVADAVPSGDGEAANVDLAGLAADLIDHAETVRRVADDLLTTAEKQRGVIDLLRQHEPPQRLRVAPLVERAVADAVGDPSDSPADVSVTCPEDARAFTHPELDYAIAELIENAIEHAEGTATVEIEVTAPGDRVEIAVRDDAPPIPAAERDPITDRWKMDDLRHTGGMGLWLVYWIADRSGGDLAFDPGPDGNEVTISVPDADCEPSFSVAERGHPAAAPVSPSAAGIDRGSTAPVSGSETVSESDADGGAVAASAADGGVDGSDASPEASTGSTDG; translated from the coding sequence ATGTCTCGGCCGCCGGAACCAGAGACCCTCATCGATCTCGCGCAGGACAAAATCGCGGTGATCGACGAGACGGGTCGGTTCCGGTACCTCAACGCTGCCACTCACGACCTGCTCGGGTACACGCCCGACGAACTCGTCGGGACGAACGCCTTCGACCTGATTCACCCCGACGACGCCGACCGGGTCCTGGCGGCGTTCGAGCGCCTCGTCGTCGACGGCGAACGCCCGGACGCCCCGCTGGAGTACCGCTACGCGACCGCCGACGGCGACTGGGTGTGGTTCCGCACCCGCGTGTTCCCGCCCGCCGACACCGGACTCGACGGCTACGCGCTGAGCTCTCGCGATATCACCCTCGAAGTCGAGTCCAGGCGCCGCCTGGAGACCATCGCCTCGACCTCGCCGGACGTGCTGTGGATGTTCACCGCCGACTGGTCGGAGCTGCTGTTCGTCAACGGCGCGGCCGAGTCGGTGTTCGGGATCGACCCGGACACGCTCGAAACGCGGCCGCGAGCGTTCCTGGAGGCCGTCCACCCCGACGACCGGGAGGCCGTCGAGGACTCGATGGAGCGGCTCTCCGCCGGCGAGCCGACGAACCTCGACTACCGGATCGGGTCGCGCGACGGACCGACCAGTTGGGTCAGGGTGCCCGCCCGTCCCGTGATCGAGGACGGCGAGGTGGTCGCGGTCACGGGGTTCGCGCGCGACGTGACCAACGAGTACCGCCGCGAGCGACAGCTCACGGTGATGGACAACCTGCTCCGGCACACGATCCGCAACGACATGAACATCGTCGACGGCACTGCGGAGCGGATCGCCGAGCGGGTCGCCGACGCCGTCCCGTCCGGCGACGGGGAGGCGGCCAATGTCGACCTCGCCGGCCTCGCCGCCGACCTGATCGACCACGCCGAGACGGTCCGCCGCGTCGCGGACGACCTGCTGACGACCGCGGAGAAGCAGCGCGGCGTGATCGACCTCCTGCGGCAACACGAGCCGCCGCAGCGGCTCCGGGTCGCCCCCCTCGTCGAGCGCGCGGTGGCGGACGCCGTGGGGGACCCGAGCGACTCGCCCGCCGACGTCTCCGTCACCTGTCCCGAGGACGCGCGGGCGTTCACGCACCCCGAACTCGACTACGCGATCGCCGAGCTGATCGAGAACGCGATCGAACACGCGGAGGGGACGGCGACGGTCGAGATCGAGGTCACGGCGCCCGGCGACCGCGTCGAGATCGCGGTCCGGGACGACGCGCCGCCGATCCCGGCGGCCGAGCGGGACCCTATCACCGACCGGTGGAAGATGGACGACCTCAGACACACCGGCGGGATGGGGCTGTGGCTCGTCTACTGGATCGCGGACCGCTCCGGCGGGGACCTCGCGTTCGACCCCGGCCCCGACGGGAACGAGGTGACGATCAGCGTCCCCGACGCCGACTGCGAGCCCTCCTTCTCGGTGGCGGAGCGGGGGCACCCGGCGGCCGCGCCGGTCAGCCCGTCGGCGGCCGGGATCGACCGCGGGTCGACGGCGCCGGTCTCCGGCTCCGAGACGGTCTCCGAGTCCGACGCCGACGGGGGAGCCGTTGCCGCGTCCGCCGCGGACGGCGGGGTGGACGGGTCCGACGCGTCTCCCGAGGCGTCGACGGGATCGACCGACGGCTGA
- a CDS encoding BGTF surface domain-containing protein, producing MTNDTTTRKKASSVFFAAVMVVSMVAVGFAAAPAAAQASGTNEGSISPTTADAGEQSYDIQIHLDGVDTSNGDTDANVTFKFPDAFDLSSASLTNQAVESTGAGTNTTNVGSNLDDSANEITIEWDDNNGLAGDELNVSFTADQVSLTESGSFDVTADVDANADGTFELTDQTVGTVTSDIEAPTIRKATHYENGTSTPVLEIAFSEDVDVSNGDAEIGLSNGTIVGGSSIDISGDEVAPGLVQISTTSVYNNVQNVSVTGVTDTSGNDLSSDAVDVTFAPTTVDTTDSSTTFEAFSGENVALENGTIGASFDIDGPGVSRTRGTGTNSLVYVLDTDDFETGDYNITNDAGTVSTLEIRNLGLNVESDEEEFTTSDAVTATVTSDAINRDITADLLDSDGDVVDTVETTIDSDGEVVVDFGTQSETGTYTVEVTDDNSAVTAESGEFTVVEAPEGDITFEESFVTEERGDVANITINFQGDLETAYLTIGDDDEVGYETNVTVESGGEDSVTVGFNTYIAGNTSASGVSGSDVAFLADSDSDATVTFENESETDLNNMLAAGTYPIEMSDTSFVATANGNSDAVGDLELNERSVEGFQLWTSSADVFEDVETVTDITNGVENGTVVETDTLTESDVLVHELTATGLEGPLELNGDLETLVDSGAIDIRIRQTADTTAPNSPRKTADVTSMFDDGDITVISTEGNYFIAFNENNLDLSSDIADEDAFEVRVQVRDERLLDPDEDALDDADGLEEFYETATATFTYEDATGEFDTPVEVQAAENQSITGTTNVAPGQEFNVRVRSDSGVSPGFVQTAEGVTVQADGTFEASGLDLSEASVNDTFTVTAQQATFSAEEDGTVVETVGEAAFLEVSELNPQDVTATVGDALTVTATVENTGGQEVTQTVEFRVGGDAVASQEVTLAGGESTTVEFADVDTSGLDAGEYEHGVFTDDDEQTATLTLEEGGDGSDGSDGSDGSDGSDGSDGSDGSDGSDGSDGSDGSDGSDGSDGSSDSETPGFGAIVALVALIAAALLATRRNE from the coding sequence ATGACAAACGACACAACCACACGCAAGAAGGCCAGTTCGGTCTTCTTCGCGGCGGTCATGGTAGTTTCCATGGTCGCTGTCGGATTTGCGGCCGCTCCCGCTGCTGCGCAAGCCAGTGGCACGAATGAAGGGAGCATTTCGCCCACCACAGCGGATGCAGGCGAACAGTCTTATGACATCCAGATACACTTGGATGGTGTGGATACCAGCAATGGGGACACTGACGCGAATGTAACGTTCAAGTTCCCGGACGCATTCGACTTGTCCTCGGCGAGTCTGACCAACCAGGCCGTTGAGAGCACCGGCGCTGGCACCAACACCACAAACGTCGGCAGCAACCTCGATGACTCAGCGAACGAGATTACCATCGAGTGGGATGACAACAACGGCCTTGCCGGTGACGAGCTTAACGTCTCGTTCACCGCTGACCAGGTCTCTCTCACGGAATCCGGTAGCTTTGACGTCACTGCCGACGTTGACGCCAACGCGGACGGAACCTTTGAGCTGACAGATCAGACCGTTGGTACGGTCACCTCTGATATTGAGGCGCCCACTATCCGTAAGGCGACCCATTACGAGAACGGGACCTCGACGCCCGTTCTTGAGATCGCCTTCTCGGAGGATGTCGATGTCTCCAACGGTGATGCGGAAATCGGTCTCAGCAACGGAACCATCGTCGGTGGAAGTTCCATCGACATCTCCGGTGATGAGGTCGCACCTGGACTGGTTCAGATCAGCACAACTTCAGTCTACAATAATGTCCAAAACGTCTCCGTGACCGGTGTTACGGACACATCTGGTAACGATCTCAGCAGCGACGCTGTTGATGTTACCTTCGCGCCGACCACCGTTGACACAACGGACTCCAGCACGACGTTCGAAGCCTTCAGCGGTGAGAACGTTGCGCTCGAGAACGGCACCATCGGCGCTTCCTTCGACATCGACGGCCCGGGTGTCAGTCGGACCCGTGGTACCGGTACAAACAGTCTTGTCTACGTCCTCGACACCGATGATTTCGAGACCGGTGACTACAACATCACCAACGATGCGGGCACTGTGTCCACCCTCGAAATCCGGAACCTCGGTCTCAACGTTGAGTCCGACGAAGAGGAATTCACGACGAGCGACGCCGTGACCGCGACGGTCACGTCCGACGCGATCAACCGTGACATCACGGCTGACCTGCTCGACTCCGACGGAGATGTCGTCGACACGGTCGAGACCACGATCGACAGTGACGGCGAGGTCGTCGTCGACTTCGGTACCCAGAGCGAGACGGGTACCTACACGGTTGAAGTCACCGATGACAACTCGGCGGTCACCGCCGAGTCTGGTGAGTTCACCGTCGTCGAAGCGCCCGAGGGTGACATCACCTTCGAGGAGAGCTTCGTGACCGAAGAGCGCGGTGACGTTGCGAACATCACGATCAACTTCCAGGGCGACCTGGAGACCGCGTACCTCACCATCGGTGACGACGATGAGGTTGGTTACGAGACCAACGTCACCGTCGAATCCGGCGGCGAGGACAGCGTCACGGTCGGCTTCAACACCTACATCGCTGGCAACACCAGCGCCTCCGGTGTCTCCGGCAGTGATGTCGCGTTCCTCGCTGACTCGGACAGCGACGCGACGGTCACCTTCGAAAACGAGTCCGAGACGGACCTCAACAACATGCTCGCGGCGGGTACGTACCCGATCGAGATGAGTGACACGAGCTTCGTCGCGACCGCCAACGGTAACTCCGACGCGGTCGGTGACCTCGAGCTCAACGAGCGCTCCGTCGAGGGCTTCCAGCTGTGGACCTCCTCGGCTGACGTCTTCGAGGACGTTGAGACCGTTACCGACATCACGAACGGTGTCGAGAACGGCACGGTCGTCGAGACCGACACGCTCACCGAGAGCGACGTTCTCGTCCACGAGCTCACCGCGACCGGCCTCGAGGGTCCCCTCGAGCTGAACGGTGACCTCGAGACGCTGGTCGACAGTGGTGCCATCGACATCCGCATCCGGCAGACGGCCGACACGACCGCGCCGAACTCGCCGCGCAAGACCGCCGACGTCACGTCGATGTTCGACGACGGCGACATCACGGTCATCTCGACTGAGGGCAACTACTTCATCGCCTTCAACGAGAACAACCTCGACCTCAGCAGCGACATCGCTGACGAGGACGCCTTCGAGGTCCGCGTCCAGGTCCGGGACGAGCGCCTGCTCGACCCCGACGAGGACGCGCTTGACGACGCCGACGGTCTCGAGGAGTTCTACGAGACCGCCACGGCGACGTTCACGTACGAGGACGCGACGGGCGAATTCGACACGCCGGTCGAAGTGCAGGCCGCCGAGAACCAGTCCATCACGGGCACGACGAACGTCGCGCCCGGGCAGGAGTTCAACGTGCGCGTGCGCTCCGACTCGGGTGTCTCGCCCGGCTTCGTCCAGACCGCCGAGGGCGTGACCGTCCAGGCCGACGGCACGTTCGAGGCGTCGGGTCTCGACCTGAGCGAGGCCTCGGTGAACGACACGTTCACCGTGACCGCGCAGCAGGCGACCTTCAGCGCTGAGGAAGACGGCACGGTCGTCGAGACGGTCGGCGAGGCCGCCTTCCTCGAAGTCTCCGAGCTGAACCCGCAGGACGTGACCGCGACGGTCGGCGACGCGCTGACCGTGACGGCCACCGTCGAGAACACTGGTGGCCAGGAGGTCACCCAGACTGTCGAGTTCCGCGTCGGCGGTGACGCGGTCGCCAGTCAGGAAGTCACCCTCGCGGGTGGCGAGTCCACCACGGTCGAGTTCGCGGACGTCGACACGTCCGGCCTCGACGCTGGTGAGTACGAGCACGGCGTCTTCACGGACGACGATGAGCAGACCGCCACGCTCACCCTCGAAGAGGGTGGCGACGGCTCCGACGGTAGCGACGGGTCCGACGGCTCCGACGGTAGTGACGGGTCCGACGGGTCCGACGGCTCCGACGGCAGCGACGGTTCGGATGGCTCCGACGGCTCCGACGGTAGTGACGGGTCCGACGGCTCCTCCGACAGCGAGACGCCCGGCTTCGGTGCCATCGTCGCGCTCGTCGCGCTCATCGCCGCTGCGCTGCTCGCGACCCGCCGCAACGAGTAA
- a CDS encoding helix-turn-helix domain-containing protein yields MGSGIRAEVSLPTASPSPFDGVVDGATPVSEVARCTPAADRERVVVEFIADADLAVPDDVEVVFDYGGRAAYRFDAAVDPDSPFAVLDRHETPVSEATIRDGRLRITFHATDLPTLRSVLEAFRDACPDMEVKRLLQSTTTPTESDLVTVDRSELTERQREVLAAAYEAGYFDHPKGANAGEVAESLGIGRSTFTEHVAAAQRKLFGSLLE; encoded by the coding sequence ATGGGTTCGGGAATCCGGGCGGAGGTCTCGCTGCCGACCGCGTCGCCGTCGCCCTTCGACGGCGTCGTCGACGGGGCGACGCCGGTCTCCGAGGTGGCGCGCTGTACGCCCGCGGCCGACCGCGAGCGCGTCGTCGTGGAGTTCATCGCGGACGCCGACCTCGCGGTCCCCGACGACGTCGAGGTCGTCTTCGACTACGGCGGCCGCGCGGCGTACCGCTTTGACGCCGCGGTCGACCCCGACTCGCCGTTCGCGGTCCTCGACCGCCACGAGACGCCCGTCTCGGAGGCGACGATCCGCGACGGCCGGCTCCGGATAACCTTCCACGCGACGGATCTGCCGACCCTGCGGTCGGTCCTGGAGGCGTTCCGCGACGCGTGTCCGGACATGGAAGTGAAGCGCCTGCTCCAGTCGACGACGACGCCGACGGAGTCGGACCTCGTCACCGTCGACCGGAGCGAGCTGACCGAGCGGCAGCGCGAGGTGCTGGCGGCCGCCTACGAGGCGGGCTACTTCGACCACCCGAAGGGCGCCAACGCCGGCGAAGTGGCCGAGTCGCTGGGGATCGGTCGGTCGACGTTCACGGAGCACGTCGCGGCCGCCCAGCGGAAGCTGTTCGGGTCGCTGTTGGAGTAA
- a CDS encoding acetate--CoA ligase family protein, protein MGTLNELFDPDRVAVVGATTREGAVGRAVTSNLLDDFDGDTVPVNPNYDEVLGTPCVDDVADADADVAVIVVPPSIVLDAIEACGEAGVRNVVVITAGFGETGEDGAARERRLAELADEYDLNLVGPNSLGIMSTPSGMNATFGPENALPGGLSFMSQSGAFVTAVLDWANDNGIGFKDVVSLGNKAVLDETDFVDHWGDDEETDVIIGYLEGIEDGREFIETARETTQDTPIVAVKSGRTSAGAQAASSHTGTLAGSDKAYEAGLDQAGVIRAESVDELFDSAGILGSQPLPDTDSVAVVTNAGGPGVMATDAVGDADLDMASFTRETSDALAASMPEEANIHNPVDVIGDADVERFREALEITVEDDNVGAALVLAAPTATIDFGDLADAIEAVSEEMDAPVAACLMGGDRTREPKQQLQAKGIPCYFDPARAIDSLATLARYRDIKAREYAPPMEFDVDRERAREILATVRHRDDNRLGVEAMDLLDAYGIPTPDGEIVDSPERAREVAERVDGDVVMKIVSPDILHKSDIGGVAVGVADADVADTYEDLVTRARNYQPDATVLGVQVQEMVDLDDGVETIVGMNRDPQFGPLLMFGLGGIFVEVMEDTTFRVAPVSEPEAREMTEEIQSAPLLRGARGRDPVDVDAVIETIGRLSQLVTDFPAILELDINPLVALPDDDGGTNAAAVDVRLTVDPEALDPEATDPEAPTDD, encoded by the coding sequence ATGGGTACGCTCAACGAGCTGTTCGACCCGGACCGGGTCGCCGTCGTCGGCGCCACCACCCGCGAGGGGGCCGTCGGCCGCGCCGTCACGTCGAATCTCCTCGACGACTTCGACGGCGACACGGTCCCCGTCAACCCGAACTACGACGAGGTGCTCGGCACGCCCTGCGTCGACGACGTCGCCGACGCGGACGCCGACGTCGCCGTGATCGTCGTGCCCCCCTCGATCGTCTTGGACGCCATCGAGGCGTGCGGCGAGGCGGGGGTCCGCAACGTCGTCGTGATCACCGCCGGGTTCGGCGAGACGGGAGAGGACGGAGCGGCGAGGGAGCGTCGCCTCGCGGAGCTAGCCGACGAGTACGACCTGAACCTCGTCGGCCCCAACAGCCTGGGGATCATGTCGACGCCCTCGGGGATGAACGCGACGTTCGGTCCCGAGAACGCACTCCCCGGCGGGCTCTCCTTCATGAGCCAGTCCGGCGCGTTCGTCACCGCGGTCCTCGACTGGGCCAACGACAACGGGATCGGGTTCAAGGACGTGGTCTCGCTCGGCAACAAGGCGGTCTTAGACGAGACGGACTTCGTCGACCACTGGGGAGACGACGAGGAGACCGACGTGATCATCGGCTACCTGGAGGGGATCGAGGACGGGCGCGAGTTCATCGAGACCGCCCGCGAGACCACCCAAGACACCCCCATCGTCGCCGTGAAGTCCGGCCGGACGAGCGCGGGCGCGCAGGCGGCCTCCTCGCACACCGGCACCCTCGCCGGCTCCGACAAGGCGTACGAGGCCGGCCTCGACCAGGCGGGCGTCATCCGCGCCGAGTCGGTCGACGAGCTGTTCGACTCGGCGGGCATCCTCGGGAGCCAGCCGCTGCCCGACACCGACAGCGTCGCGGTCGTCACCAACGCCGGCGGCCCGGGCGTGATGGCGACCGACGCGGTGGGCGACGCCGACCTCGACATGGCGTCGTTCACCCGCGAGACCAGCGACGCGCTCGCGGCGTCGATGCCCGAGGAGGCGAACATCCACAACCCGGTCGACGTGATCGGCGACGCGGACGTCGAGCGGTTCCGCGAGGCGCTGGAGATCACCGTCGAGGACGACAACGTCGGCGCCGCCCTCGTGTTGGCCGCGCCGACGGCGACGATCGACTTCGGCGACCTCGCGGACGCGATCGAGGCCGTCAGCGAGGAGATGGACGCGCCCGTCGCGGCCTGCCTGATGGGCGGCGACCGGACCCGCGAGCCCAAACAGCAGCTCCAGGCGAAGGGGATCCCCTGCTACTTCGACCCCGCGCGCGCCATCGACAGCCTCGCGACGCTCGCGCGCTACCGCGACATCAAGGCCCGCGAGTACGCGCCGCCCATGGAGTTCGACGTCGACCGCGAGCGCGCCCGCGAGATCCTCGCCACGGTGCGCCACCGCGACGACAACCGCCTGGGCGTCGAGGCGATGGACCTCCTCGACGCGTACGGCATCCCCACGCCCGACGGCGAGATCGTCGACTCGCCGGAGCGCGCCCGCGAGGTCGCCGAGCGCGTCGACGGCGACGTGGTGATGAAGATCGTCTCGCCGGACATCCTGCATAAGTCCGACATCGGCGGCGTCGCCGTCGGCGTCGCCGACGCGGACGTGGCCGACACCTACGAGGACCTCGTCACCCGCGCCCGCAACTACCAGCCGGACGCGACCGTCCTCGGCGTCCAAGTACAGGAGATGGTCGACTTAGACGACGGCGTCGAGACCATCGTCGGCATGAACCGCGACCCGCAGTTCGGCCCGCTGCTGATGTTCGGGCTCGGCGGCATCTTCGTGGAGGTGATGGAGGACACCACCTTCCGCGTCGCGCCCGTCTCCGAGCCCGAGGCCCGCGAGATGACCGAGGAGATCCAGTCGGCGCCGCTGCTGCGGGGCGCCCGCGGCCGCGACCCGGTCGACGTCGACGCCGTGATCGAGACGATCGGCCGGCTCTCGCAGCTGGTCACCGACTTCCCGGCCATCCTCGAACTCGACATCAACCCACTCGTCGCACTGCCCGACGACGACGGCGGCACGAACGCCGCCGCCGTCGACGTGAGACTCACCGTCGACCCGGAGGCACTCGACCCCGAAGCCACCGACCCGGAGGCACCCACCGATGACTGA
- a CDS encoding pyridoxamine 5'-phosphate oxidase family protein → MPTNSEVEMSPAEVDAHLSRHETGVLALARDDAPYAIPISYGYDADDRALYLRLVSTPDSEKREFLASTPQARVVVYDDAHDEYASVVGVGALERVDLDELTPETIAQYGEARRPLFEIWADDKPDLDIELYRFEPETLTGRTVVIERDEA, encoded by the coding sequence ATGCCGACGAACAGCGAGGTCGAGATGTCGCCGGCCGAGGTGGACGCGCACCTGTCCCGCCACGAGACGGGGGTCCTCGCGCTGGCGCGCGACGACGCGCCGTACGCCATCCCGATCTCTTACGGGTACGACGCCGACGACCGCGCGCTGTACCTCCGGCTCGTGTCGACGCCCGACAGCGAGAAGCGCGAGTTCCTCGCGTCGACGCCGCAGGCCCGCGTGGTCGTCTACGACGACGCGCACGACGAGTACGCGAGCGTCGTCGGCGTCGGCGCCTTAGAACGGGTCGACCTCGACGAGCTCACCCCCGAGACGATCGCGCAGTACGGCGAGGCGCGGCGGCCGCTCTTCGAGATCTGGGCCGACGACAAGCCGGACCTGGACATCGAACTCTACCGCTTTGAGCCCGAGACGCTGACCGGGCGAACGGTCGTCATTGAGCGCGACGAGGCGTAG
- a CDS encoding winged helix-turn-helix domain-containing protein gives MKRPPRTTDGTTTTKGDAALDATFEALADADCRAILAAATTPKTTSELAEDCDIALSTAYRKVELLSETPLLAEGVRFDPDGDHAAEYVRDAADAAIELGDDGVALTVDDAGRDPLTAALDSPGVSAD, from the coding sequence ATGAAACGCCCCCCGCGCACGACGGACGGCACCACGACGACCAAGGGAGACGCGGCGCTCGACGCGACGTTCGAGGCGCTCGCCGACGCCGACTGCCGGGCGATCCTCGCGGCCGCGACGACGCCGAAGACGACGAGCGAACTCGCCGAGGACTGCGACATCGCGCTCTCGACCGCCTACCGGAAGGTCGAACTGCTGAGCGAGACGCCGCTGCTCGCCGAGGGGGTCCGGTTCGACCCGGACGGCGACCACGCCGCGGAGTACGTCCGCGACGCCGCCGACGCCGCGATCGAACTCGGCGACGACGGCGTCGCGCTCACGGTCGACGACGCCGGGCGCGACCCGCTGACCGCCGCGCTCGATTCACCCGGCGTGTCGGCCGACTGA
- a CDS encoding DUF7560 family zinc ribbon protein, which produces MTGRSTHTFVCPECRRSIEVDDAMRATLLETGCVVCGAPVTEEDIGGAPAIS; this is translated from the coding sequence ATGACGGGGCGATCCACCCACACCTTCGTCTGCCCGGAGTGTCGGCGCTCGATCGAGGTGGACGACGCGATGCGGGCGACGCTGCTCGAGACGGGCTGCGTCGTCTGCGGGGCGCCGGTCACCGAGGAGGACATCGGCGGGGCGCCGGCGATCAGCTAG